Genomic segment of Salvia splendens isolate huo1 chromosome 12, SspV2, whole genome shotgun sequence:
ACTTCTGGACTTGGTCCATTTGGTTTTTGATGATTGAAACGGTGGAGGCAATGGTGTTCATCCCGACCTTAAGGTTGTTCAATCATGCTTCAACGACTCCAATCTTGGTTTCGTTGGCTTTTCTTtcattgatgcactttttattagcactaaataaacctgcaagtatacagaatatatatagtatagctaaaggtcgtATCGGATATCGAAAACGGCGAATAAAGTCACAGACTGGccaccttctactaagctttgttcactatttggaaaactgataattttggagattttgaaaaccaaaaacagtttgaaagcaataaacaactaaACGCAAATAATAAAAGAGGTAAAAGAATGAGAGATACGAGAATTCGAGTGATGTGCATTCGCAGTTATGGTTgcacaaattccaactacaataccctaacacagtttatacttcgatagaatgagtcacataagttttgcccatgcggtacaagcgcagattactaacactaaggttgtcaatcctagatccgtaactcctaaaagctcctaagacccttataaagtcctcactctcaattaacagtgccgttttaagggaagctaattgtagtgtcttctaagtggatctaactcgccaacctcctctcacgattatgtaacaagttatattaaatcatcgttgaatgtgtcactcaaacgtgaagtattatattacgacttagggaagaaacgaagtaaaaacaaaacggatattaaatagcaaaacggaattctataaccaaagtcgttactaacagaTCCCTAGAATcatatgaatttagttacacataattgaataagctaaaaacataaaatgaaaggaaaaacaaagtgaacataagaactaaagcaataaaaatataactaaaacattaggaaaacaaagtgaacataagaaccaaagtcgttactaacggatctaatttgtttatttttattgtagTAAGTGGTAACATTTCACTTCGAATCTATAAATAGGTAGACGGAGTCTCCTACATATTCGAAATTTGTAGGGATCACCATGTTTTAAGATTGTGAGACATTGTCAAATTCCTATTAATTGTTAGTATATAAAGGCATATCAAACTTATTATTCAATCACCAACACAATACAAATATATTTCAAACATCATGGAACAACAACCACTAGTTTTCTTAGCAATTGTTCTTGCACTTTCCTCATACGCACATGGGTTAAAGATCTTCGATATCAGCAGCTATGGAGTGGGGGCCGACAAAGATATAACTGCGGTACTACCATTGGAACTACCACACCACTGAAATTAACATATATGCATATGagtatttttgtattttgaaatttttaggCACTGGACAAAGCATGGAAGGAAGCAATTGCTTCACCTGAACCGGCGAAAATAACAATAGGTCCAGGTGAATGGATCTTGAAGCAGGCTCACCTAGAAGGACCCAGCAAATCTCCTCTCGAGCTCGAAGTGAAAGGCACCATAAAAGCCCTTTCCGACCCGACGCAACTCCCCAACAAAGAATGGGAATGGGTCACTGTCAACTACGTGAACTACTTCACCCTCTCCGGTGGAGGTGTTTTCGACGGCATGGGTGAGCAAGCCTGGAAAACAAATGATTGCCATGTCAACACAAAGTGCGCAAAGCTTCCCATCAACCTTAGCTtcaatttcatcaacaactccATCATCCAAGACATCACCACCAAAGATAGCAAGAATTTCCACTCCAACTGCATCTCCAGCAACAACGTCACATTCCTGCGATACAAAGTGTCAGCACCGCATGATAGCCCCAACACCGACGGTCTCCACATAGCGCGAAACATCGGCATCACCATCCTAGACGCCGTCATCCAGACGGGCGATGACTGTATCTCCATGGGGGATCAGATGACGGACGTCATGATAAAAAACGTCAAATGTGGGCCCGGCCACGGCATCAGCATCGGCAGTATGGGCAAGAACATTGAGGAGAAAGATGTTAGCAGAATCACCATACAAAACTGCACCTTCGATAACACTGCCAATGGTGTTAGGATCAAGACATGGCCCTCGGCGCCAGCCACCTTGACAATCTCGGATTTGAATTTCCTCGACCTAACCATGATCAATGCCAGCAATCCCGTCATCATCGATCAACAATACTGCCCCTGGAACCTCTGCTCTCTCGACGTACCTAGCCTAGCTATCTAATATGTATagagatgtaatcaaatgcagactctatattgtacaaactccaaaccaTGATCTTGACctttagaaaatgtcaacaaatgacaaaataacataaaaaaaatgtcaacacagtgttgGAACTGTGTTAACATCTTCTGttgatgttattttgtcatcgATTGACATTTTCTAAAGGTCCAGATCATATTTTGgagtttgtacattatttagagtttacattttacccctatatatatatatatatatatatatatataggcttgTGATCCattgctaactcactctctagttgctaactacaactaatttatgaACATAGGATATTAGAAATCTAGTTCACATATGAATGTCTTGTGTTGAAATCTATATTTGTATGTCAACACAACACATACATATGTCAACTACAGTTTGTTGATATATAAATGTCTTCGTGTTGACATCTATAACATGCATGTTGACATAGTTATCAGTTATtaattgatcacatccctataaatatatatatggaggtgtgatcaattgctaacttttttaagttgctaattctgctaactcatcaacgcggtgtattaaaaatatcaacacataattttgttgacattatgtgttgatattttgatGTCATCGTGATgccatttttaatacattgcgtttaagagttagcagagttagcaacttaaaaagttagcaatataacgcacctctatatatatgtaagcatttattttattttcttatatatatatatatatatatacatatatatataattaacatCATCGTTGTGGTGTGTAGAAACCATCGTCGATCCAGATTAGCAAAGTGAAGATTCAGAACGTCAAGGGCACGAGCTCTACTCAGGATGTGGTTATATTCTCTTGCAGCACAAGCAAGCCATGCCAAGATGTGCAGATTGGAGATATTGATCTTAAATTCACCGGAGACCCTGCACTAGGCGGTGCCACTACCAAGTGCCAAAACGTCAAGTACACGTTCACCGGTGGTGCACAGAATCCACCTCTATGCCAGAGGAGCAGTGCGCCCAAACCTTTTCCGATGTAGAACTATcaaatggatttttaattcTACAATTTCCCATGTTATGTTTGCTAGggttggtatactgaaaaacatgTTTCTGTTAGAGTTTTGTATTCTGTAAAGCATTTTTCGAGTGCTTGTATATTGTAAAAACTCTTCGTTTATTTTTCAAGGAATAAAACAAACTATTTTTGTCACAATTTGTTAGTACGTTTTTACATTTAAGGAGtgttttacatatttaaatgtataagtaaccaAATAAGTTAAAAGTCTTTTGTTTAAGTAAATTGGTTGTGGGCATTGTATTAACAAAAGAGAAAGCgtatttcacaacctagatagacctTAACTACCTATTGCGAAAGGTTGAATGTCAATCCCAATATTTCCAAGCAGTAACGAAATAAGATGACACCTGTGTAatataacactgaatggatctaacggTGAGTCTTTATTCATATCTATTGAAAGAGAAGGTCTCAATcattaacatttcttaaaaaatatagagtaaaggccaaattttgtcctgaacatatggtcattttacgattttggtctcagacattatgttttgaatttttacatcccaaacatttcaactcggatcacaatcggCCCAAAACTCACGGTTCCGTCCAATTGTAATAGTCAACGTCTTTAGACGCAATTTGACCCAATAAAGcattttgattaaattttttattattcagaaaaataaaaaataatatattaacatataataaaataattcatttatgtATTTCAATTCATAAATGTGCGTTAATTCATATTCTTTCTTCCCAAACATATCATCAATTCCAGCTTCCTTCATTGCAAAAGCTTCAAGCTGGGATGCATTCAGCGCTCTCCACGGCTGTCGGAGAGGCATGAAATCTCAAGGCCTAGCAAGTCTCAAAAAGTATTTCCAGCTATTCGGCTACATCAACACCTCCTCTGACGAATTCGACGAATTCCTCGAATCCACATTAAAAAACTTCCAATTAAACTTTAACCTCAATCAAACCGGCGAGCTCGACGCGCCGACGCTGAAGCAAATCTTCCTTCCCTGCTACGGCAACGCCGACATCGTCAACGATACCTCCACGATGCATTCAGGCAAATCGTCGAACACTTACAACGTAAAACAATCCACACGTCCCGCACTACTCCTACTTCCCCAACTGCCCGTGCTGGCCGCCGGGGAAAAGCCAGATCATCTACGCGTTCGCGCCGTAGAATCAACTCTCCGATTTGGTGAGAGGCATCTTCAAGAAGGCGTTCGAGCGGTGGTCGGAGGTGACGTGTTGACATTCGTAGAGACGACGACGGTCAACTGCGCGGATCTGAGGATCAGATTCTTTAGCTGCGACCACGGCGATGAATAGCCTTTCGACGGCGTGCTGGGGACTCTGGCGTACGCGTTCGCGCCGCCGGTGGGGCGGCTGCACTTCGATGGGGAGAAGAATTGAATTTTCTAAATCGCGCTTAAATGCGTTGATTGTTACAATTTGATGGAACCATCAGGATTGGaccgattgtgatccgagttgaaatgtttaggatgcaaacatttaaaacataatgtctaagaccaaaatcgtaaaatagccatatgttaaggaccaattttggccattactcataaatatatatagccttgagcatatgatattaataatttattaatttggtTTATCAATAGGTGAATATTTTTTGCAATCCAAGAATCTTGATATTTTGGCTAATGGTGATTAGTATCTAGCGGCGCTAGGGTTGCTACTGTATTGAATCACGCTCTAGGAAAGTCTGGCTTAATAATATCCTAACGAGGAGCTTGAAATAATGATCTATTATTTAGAACCTATCTAGTTAGAATTTATTCCACGAATTATAAATAAGAAGTTCAAGCCTAATCATGTCTTGGAGTAAATAAGATATTAATTGATTAAGTCAAAAGCAGACTtcgattaattaatggacatttatatattaagcgagagaaataattaaataaaagaggAAGCCTGAATTACTTGTAATATCCGATTTAGATGGGCAGCCAATGTTATTTATTGTAGtgactgataataatattctattttggTCTTGATCAAATTGATGCccaattcaattatttaaagtCAAATAGGTGTggttgatgcactttttattagcactaaataaacatGCAATAATACAAGTAGATCTAGTATATCCAAAGGTCAGTACCAGATATCGATCACGAGGAAAACTATCAAAGACTGTCTATCTTTTACAaagcttctttcactatttggaaaaacaaaaggttttgattttaataactaaaaatttgtaaaattaaagaATGCAAGTAAACTGTTGCAGATAAAACACATAGGTAAAAGAGATGAGATATttcagggatgtgctttcacagttatAGTTTATACAAGTTCCAACTACGACACtctagcacagttcatacttaACTAGGACGAGTCACATAAATATTACACATGCGGCACAAAGTAAACTTCTGGACTTGGTCCATTTGGTTTTTGATGATCGAAACGGTGGAGGCAATGGTGTTCATCCCGGCCTTGAGGTTGTTCAATCGTGCTTCAATGACTCTAATCTTGGTTtcgttagcaatataacacacctctatatatatatgcatttatcttattttcttttatatatatagttaacTTCATCGTTGTGGTGTGCATAAACCATCGTTGATCCAGATTAGCAAAGTGAAGATTCAGAATTTCAAGGGCACGAGCTCTACTCAGGATGTGGTTATATTCTCTTGCAGCACAAGCAAGCCATCCCAAGATGTGCAGATTGGAGATATTGATCTTAAATTCACCGGAGAGCCTGCACTAGACAGTGCCACTACCAGGTGCCTGAACGTCAAGTACACGTTCACCGGTGGTGCACAGAATCCACCTCTATGCGAGAGGAGCAGTGCGCCCAAACCTCTTCCGAAGTAAAACTATCAATTGGATTTTTAATTCTACATTTTCCCATGTTATGTTTGCTTGggttggtatactgaaaagcatgtttctgTTAGAGTTTTGTATTCTGTAAAGCGTTTTTCGAGTGCTTGTATATTGTAAAAACTCTTCGTTTATTTTCCAAGGAGTAAAACAAACTATTTTTGTCACAATTTGTTAGTATGTTTTTACATTTAAGGAGtgttttacatatttaaatgtataagtaaccaAATAAAGTTAAAAGTCTTTTGTTTAAGTAAACTGGTTATGGGCATTGTATTAACAAAAGAGAAAGCgtatttcacaacctagatagacctTAACTACCTATTGCGAAAGGATGAATGTCAATCCCAATATTTCCAAGCAGTAACGAAATAAGATGGCACTTGTGTAatataacactgaatggatctaacggTGAGTCTTTATTCATATCTATTGAAAGAGAAGGTCTCGATcattaacatttcttaaaaaatatagagtaaaggccaaattttgtcctgaacatatggtcattttacgattttggtcccaaacattatgttttgaatttttaCATCCCAAACATTTCAACTCAGATCACAATCGGCCCAAAACTGACGGTTTCGTCCAATTGTAACAGTCAACGTCTTTAAACGCAATTTGACCCAATTAAGCATTTTGATTaaacttttttattattcagaaaaataaaaaatactccctccgtcccccaaaattcgtcaccatttgacccggcacgggttttaataaatgtaatagaaagtgagttgaaaaagttggtggcatgtgggtcctacttttatatattagttttataataaaatgtgagtgtgaatgagttagtggaatgtagggtccactaccaaaaatgataaaagtgaaaggtgacaaatttttagggacggatgaaaaaggaaataggtgacTAATTTtcaggaacggagggagtaatatattaacacataaaataattcatttatgtATTTCAATTCATAAATGTGCGCTAATTCATATTCTTTCTTCCCAAACATATCATCAATTCCAGCTTTCTTCATTGCAAAAGCCAAAAGCTTCAAGCTGGGATTCATTCGGCGCTCTCCACGGCTGCCGGAGAGGCGTGAAATCTCAAGGCCTAGCAAGTCTCAAAAAGTATTTCCAGCTATTCAGCTACATCAACACCTCCTACGACGAATTCGACGAATTCCTCGAATCCACATTAAAAAACTACCAATTAAACTTCAACATCAACCAAACCGGCGAGCTCGACGCTCCGACGCTGAAGCAAATCTTCCTTCCCCGCTACGACAACACCGACATCGTCAATGACACCTCCACGAAGCATTCAGGCAAATCGTCGAACACTTACAATGTAAAACAATCCACACGTCCCGCACTACTCCTACTTCCCCAACTGCCCGTGCTGGCCGCCGGGGAAGAGCCAGATCATCTACGCGTTCACGCCGGAGAATCAACTCTCCGATTTGGTGAGAGGCATCTTCATGAAGGCGTTCGAGCGGTGGTCGGATGTGACGTGTTGACATTCGTAGAGACGACGACGTTCAACTGCGCGGATCTGAGGATCGGATTCTTTAGCTCCGACCACGGCGATGAATAGCCTTTCGACTGCGTGCTGGGGACTCTGGCGCACGCTTTCGCGCCACCGGTGGGGCGGCTGCACTTCGATGGGGAGGAGAATTGAATTTTCCAATTTGGGGGTGTTCCTACAGTGGGGAGAGAATAATTGGGAAAGAAAAGGGATAGACAAGAGAagagaatatgatttaaatgcTAAGTTGCTTATAATAATTAAGGATATAATTCGAGTGTTAATAATCACACTTCAAGATTGTAATTGGGTCAAAATCTCGTTTAAATGCGTTGACTGTTacaatttgacggaaccgtcaggattggaccgattgtgatccgagttgaaatgtttagGATGCAAACATTTAAAACATAATATCTGATACCAAAATCGTAATATAGCCATATGTTGATGACCAATTTTGACCATTactcataaatatatataggcTTGAGCATATGATATTAATAATTCATTACTTTGGTTTATCAATAGGTGCATATTTTTCGTAATCCAAGAATCTTGATATTTTGGCTAATGTTGATTAGTATCTAGCGGCGCTAGGGTTGCTACTGTGTTGAATCACGCTCTAGGAAAGTCTGGCTTAATAATATCCTAAAGAGGAGCTTGAAATAATGATTTATTATTTAGAACCTATCTAGTTAGAATTTATTCCACGGATAATAAATAagaccctagcacagttcatacttaACTAGGACGAGTCACATAAATATTACACATGCGGCACAAAGTAAACTTCTGGACTTGGTCCATTTGGTTTTTGATGATCGAAACGGTGGAAGAAATGGTGTTCATCCCGGCCTCAAGGTTGTTCAATCGTGCTTCAACGACTCCAATCTTGGTTTCGTTGGCTTTTATTtcattgatgcactttttattagcactaaataaacctgcaacTATACAGAGTTTATATAGTATAGGTAAAGGTCaataccggatatcgaacaatGGGAATAAAGTCACAGACTGGCTACCATCTACCTTCCTGcatatttaacacttgctttgcacGATAAACTgttcaagtagcgtacattttacccctaaaccgatgaataaaatgagccttatcatgTACCTTGGCtgctaaataattaacaatgtCGGCATACCATGGAAAAGTGGCTTGACTGAAGAATAGATGCTCGTCGGGGAAGTCCTTTTCTATCTCTTATTTTAACATCGAATTCTTCGAGTAGTAGGATCCACCAGATGAGTCTTGGTTTTGCGTCCTTCTTTGCAAACAAATGCCTAATAGCTGCATGATCAG
This window contains:
- the LOC121758261 gene encoding polygalacturonase-like — encoded protein: MEQQPLVFLAIVLALSSYAHGLKIFDISSYGVGADKDITAALDKAWKEAIASPEPAKITIGPGEWILKQAHLEGPSKSPLELEVKGTIKALSDPTQLPNKEWEWVTVNYVNYFTLSGGGVFDGMGEQAWKTNDCHVNTKCAKLPINLSFNFINNSIIQDITTKDSKNFHSNCISSNNVTFLRYKVSAPHDSPNTDGLHIARNIGITILDAVIQTGDDCISMGDQMTDVMIKNVKCGPGHGISIGSMGKNIEEKDVSRITIQNCTFDNTANGVRIKTWPSAPATLTISDLNFLDLTMINASNPVIIDQQYCPWNLCSLDKPSSIQISKVKIQNVKGTSSTQDVVIFSCSTSKPCQDVQIGDIDLKFTGDPALGGATTKCQNVKYTFTGGAQNPPLCQRSSAPKPFPM
- the LOC121759045 gene encoding metalloendoproteinase 2-MMP-like, translating into MCVNSYSFFPNISSIPASFIAKASSWDAFSALHGCRRGMKSQGLASLKKYFQLFGYINTSSDEFDEFLESTLKNFQLNFNLNQTGELDAPTLKQIFLPCYGNADIVNDTSTMHSGKSSNTYNVKQSTRPALLLLPQLPVLAAGEKPDHLRVRAVESTLRFGERHLQEGVRAVVGGDVLTFVETTTVNCADLRIRFFSCDHGDE